A genome region from Anopheles stephensi strain Indian chromosome 2, UCI_ANSTEP_V1.0, whole genome shotgun sequence includes the following:
- the LOC118508489 gene encoding ankyrin repeat domain-containing protein 27-like translates to MDLQNYDEDISANGYYRRLLSDHYSILETATVEGWIVCVPRFGSFSEQCLVDQEFALAHILVPNEELPETHFFNLNFLQLKLDERALAFGDVRVRILFEEIFYRDGLKYKVWCIERPLHDMKKYGVYAEDELSLGRFLGIGSLTEAVEFIRTAAKKKDIFGRMDGKVQQFVRAHADLGKWQYEEQRAAVKMIYVECLELILQNRKLKDRCQRDMLLRGNVKVAIETYVMDKLYDHVKNVIDVCRSEQAEAFNKTMRNLGDVHCTEFEVAQRYGELIPLAKKELAKIDHARTVIDKIGCLQKVMEVLAKGGLGQKQYTLTADQLVPLLIFLILKSGLTHWIMTITFLKEFQFNNVFREQRIETGEHGFLIATLEAAIVYISCGSITRTQRLGINFERRPSATDPDTGSTDVVFRNADDFLSYLLQLMRNDDEAKVVELLQDVTNNQALLWNVPTEMGYYYLPSIDDQNQLGQAAIHLAAILGNAKLLTLILSLQPNVNAVDAKNWTALHYAAANGHQNLLLLLLHAGININSTSNDAHTSLHLACLNGHSGCVKALLYFSEHMRIYVDVNAATELGHTPLHYAAKWGFLDIVETLLEYTARVDVMNKLGATPLRYAHNVRITKLLVDALHDQRRNAGHGRALLSAKSSSAPQTTVCFAEDFDYSNDSAPEEMREQRTIEEMKRIEKALEAIAAQDTKLACVYLGLDGDEHAPEQLPARAHPLPLSAGFPTDEKLCHPLCTCNRCVRRSSEFYNLLRKPFGLSAKPPEPSVPAQVRVDLNAVNGEGYTALHVAAMHGNVDMVRVLLERKVNPTIRLKSGATALHLATRERRLRIVRMLLSRCPTADIVDLKDSRGDTPLHYAVEQNNLQLVQMLLEAGADRSIRNLQGKRPIDIAKNSLYFNVVNSLEQR, encoded by the coding sequence ATGGATTTGCAGAATTACGACGAAGACATATCGGCCAACGGTTACTACCGGCGGCTATTGAGCGACCATTACAGCATCCTGGAGACGGCTACCGTCGAGGGATGGATTGTGTGCGTGccccggttcggttcgttcaGCGAACAGTGTCTGGTGGATCAGGAGTTTGCCCTCGCGCACATACTGGTCCCGAACGAGGAACTGCCGGAGACGCACTTCTTCAATCTGAACTTCCTGCAGCTAAAGCTAGACGAGCGGGCGCTCGCATTCGGCGATGTCCGGGTGCGCATTCTGTTCGAGGAAATCTTCTACCGGGACGGGCTCAAGTACAAAGTGTGGTGCATCGAGCGCCCGCTGCACGACATGAAGAAGTACGGTGTGTACGCGGAGGATGAGCTTTCGCTCGGCCGTTTCCTTGGCATCGGCAGCCTTACCGAGGCGGTCGAGTTCATACGGACAGCCGCCAAGAAGAAGGACATCTTCGGCCGGATGGATGGGAAGGTGCAGCAGTTCGTGCGTGCGCACGCTGACTTGGGCAAGTGGCAGTACGAGGAACAGAGGGCGGCGGTGAAAATGATCTACGTCGAGTGTCTGGAGTTGATACTGCAGAACCGTAAGCTTAAGGACCGCTGCCAGCGGGATATGCTGCTGCGGGGCAACGTGAAGGTCGCCATCGAGACGTACGTAATGGATAAGCTGTACGATCATGTGAAGAACGTGATCGATGTGTGCCGTTCCGAGCAGGCGGAAGCGTTCAACAAAACCATGCGCAATCTGGGCGATGTGCACTGTACGGAGTTTGAGGTGGCTCAGCGGTACGGTGAGCTGATTCCGCTCGCAAAGAAGGAGCTGGCGAAGATCGATCACGCGCGTACGGTAATCGACAAGATCGGCTGTTTGCAGAAGGTGATGGAAGTGCTGGCCAAGGGTGGGTTGGGCCAGAAGCAGTACACGCTGACGGCCGATCAGCTGGTGCCGTTGCTTATTTTTCTCATTCTCAAATCGGGACTGACGCACTGGATAATGACGATAACGTTTCTGAAGGAGTTCCAGTTTAACAACGTGTTCCGGGAGCAGCGCATCGAGACGGGCGAGCACGGGTTTCTCATTGCGACCCTGGAGGCGGCCATTGTGTACATTAGCTGCGGTAGCATTACCCGTACGCAACGGCTCGGCATTAACTTTGAGCGGCGGCCGAGCGCCACCGATCCCGATACCGGTTCGACCGATGTGGTGTTCCGTAATGCGGACGACTTCCTCAGCTATCTGCTACAGCTGATGCGTAACGATGATGAGGCAAAGGTCGTGGAACTGCTGCAGGACGTCACCAACAATCAGGCACTGCTGTGGAACGTCCCCACCGAGATGGGATACTACTATCTGCCCTCGATCGATGACCAAAACCAGCTCGGTCAGGCCGCGATACATCTGGCCGCCATTCTCGGCAATGCGAAGCTCCTGACGCTCATACTGTCCCTCCAGCCGAACGTGAATGCGGTCGACGCGAAGAACTGGACCGCGCTGCACTATGCCGCAGCGAACGGTCATCAgaatctgctgctgttgctgctgcacgccGGAATCAACATtaacagcaccagcaacgaTGCACACACATCGCTCCATTTAGCGTGCCTAAATGGCCACAGCGGATGTGTCAAGGCGTTGCTGTACTTTTCCGAGCATATGCGCATCTACGTCGACGTGAACGCGGCCACCGAGCTGGGCCACACGCCGCTGCATTATGCAGCCAAGTGGGGCTTTCTCGATATCGTCGAAACGCTGCTCGAGTACACGGCGCGGGTCGACGTAATGAACAAGCTGGGCGCGACTCCGCTACGCTACGCGCACAACGTCCGCATTACGAAACTGCTCGTCGATGCACTGCACGACCAGCGGCGCAATGCCGGGCACGGCCGGGCTCTGCTCAGTGCAAAGTCTTCGTCCGCACCGCAGACGACAGTCTGCTTCGCCGAAGACTTTGACTACTCGAATGACAGCGCCCCGGAAGAGATGCGCGAGCAGCGTACGATAGAGGAGATGAAGCGCATTGAAAAGGCACTCGAAGCTATTGCCGCGCAGGACACGAAGCTGGCCTGCGTGTATCTGGGGCTGGACGGGGACGAGCATGCGCCCGAACAGCTGCCGGCACGAGCCCATCCGCTTCCACTGTCCGCTGGTTTTCCTACGGACGAGAAGTTGTGTCACCCGCTGTGCACCTGCAACCGATGTGTCCGCCGATCGTCCGAGTTCTACAATCTGCTTCGGAAACCTTTCGGATTGTCAGCAAAGCCACCGGAACCATCGGTGCCGGCCCAAGTGCGCGTCGATCTGAACGCCGTCAATGGGGAAGGCTACACAGCCTTGCACGTGGCTGCGATGCACGGTAACGTGGACATGGTGCGTGTGCTGCTGGAGCGCAAGGTCAATCCCACCATTCGGCTCAAATCCGGTGCAACGGCGCTACATTTGGCAACGCGCGAACGCCGGTTGCGCATTGTGCGGATGCTGCTCAGCCGCTGCCCGACGGCGGACATAGTAGACCTGAAGGACAGCCGGGGCGATACGCCACTGCACTACGCGGTAGAACAGAACAACTTGCAGCTGGTGCAAATGTTGCTGGAGGCCGGTGCCGACCGCAGCATACGCAACCTGCAGGGCAAGCGGCCAATCGATATAGCTAAGAACAGTCTTTACTTTAACGTTGTCAATTCGCTGGAGCAGCGATAG
- the LOC118508495 gene encoding uncharacterized protein LOC118508495, with product MLLAVALLLSTLIPRMDGRFLEISKQPPGTVAIVPNDDDGESVLLGPVFEDLQELDREKASEMISVKLLNQYRANTFDVADQLNGNEMVLGDDHRSGSAGMDYGAVNRGLEGHGHEVPIVHPPSIDTDAIDMKENGIEQDFVPTEAILDKRLLDGWMPSDKHEVPTSENQFPPSTTVREGIARASKVDSMAAARTTTTTTTMTTTSTTTRTTTVRKMLRRIRQQLVSSTTQPPSSAQRTSSSRRPAIPVATTTTSQRPPAPKIDITKLNLDHLENDLLSLSTLVPPQALALASASSSARLLPRSIKPEEMVPACGCQHRKRSLSQNLYSSEEMLDPSEDYDDYDDYDDYNELQKLPASRSAADRPMLFPAMSRLLAAGSGELQEGSIERAEKVHGTLERLMGIVTIFSHVDEFIQRKTKQSIRRLARLYESEESD from the exons ATGCTACTGGCAGTAGCACTCCTTTTATCG ACACTGATACCGCGAATGGACGGGCGATTTTTGGAAATCAGCAAACAGCCACCCGGAACCGTTGCGATTGTGCCGAATGATGACGATGGCGAAAGTGTGCTGCTAGGTCCGGTGTTTGAAGATCTGCAAGAGCTCGACCGCGAAAAAG CAAGTGAAATGATTTCGGTGAAACTGTTAAACCAGTACCGCGCGAACACGTTCGATGTCGCGGATCAGCTGAACGGAAACGAGATGGTTCTTGGGGATGATCACCGATCCGGGTCGGCGGGTATGGACTATGGCGCGGTCAACCGCGGTTTGGAAGGGCATGGCCACGAAGTGCCTATCGTGCACCCACCTTCAATCGATACGGATGCGATCGATATGAAGGAAAATGGTATCGAGCAAGACTTTGTGCCGACTGAAGCAATCTTGGACAAACGTCTGCTGGACGGTTGGATGCCGTCCGATAAGCATGAGGTGCCAACGAGCGAGAACCAATTCCCACCGAGTACCACCGTTCGTGAGGGTATTGCACGTGCAAGTAAGGTCGATTCGATGGCCGCTGCTCGAACTACCACTACGACCACTACCATGACGACCACTAGCACAACCACTAGAACGACTACCGTGCGCAAAATGCTGCGCCGGATACGTCAACAATTAGTTTCAAGCACTACGCAACCTCCAAGTAGTGCACAGCGTACCTCCTCCAGCAGAAGACCAGCGATACCGGTGGCAACTACGACCACAAGCCAAAGGCCACCCGCTCCCAAGATTGACATTACGAAGCTTAACCTGGACCATCTAGAAAATGACCTGCTATCCCTTTCCACCCTGGTTCCTCCGCAGGCATTAGCTCTCGCATCCGCTTCCTCGTCCGCTCGGTTGCTTCCGAGAAGCATCAAGCCGGAGGAAATGGTTCCCGCCTGCGGTTGTCAGCACAGAAAGCGTTCCCTCTCGCAGAATCTCTACTCGTCCGAGGAAATGCTCGACCCGTCCGAAGATTACGATGACTACGATGATTACGACGACTACAACGAGCTGCAGAAGCTGCCCGCGTCCAGATCGGCCGCCGACCGGCCAATGTTGTTTCCGGCCATGTCGCGACTGCTCGCGGCCGGTTCCGGTGAACTCCAGGAGGGTAGCATCGAACGGGCCGAGAAGGTGCACGGTACGCTGGAACGGTTGATGGGCATCGTGACCATCTTTTCACATGTCGATGAGTTTATTCAGCGCAAAACGAAGCAATCGATCAGGCGGTTAGCGCGCTTGTATGAGAGCGAAGAGTCGGATTAA
- the LOC118508496 gene encoding uncharacterized protein LOC118508496, with the protein MAKLLCLILALCAVQGTLGFVRRDAPAAPAEEPNFFQTIMNIKDKIEVAFEETQQNVLKSLGFQSNEEVVQTIQQNTNQYVDRLRSVQGVLDEEVKKHSDIFEPIVKDLKVKLDQTTATLSEQNPEVVQKAKEYQEQLTTNVQSLVAEAQKTVEKLKADTRVQSEEMQKALKMLYDSTFEVFTKTANELKQPKN; encoded by the exons ATGGCGAAGCTTCTGTGCCTTATCCTGGCCCTGTGTGCCGTTCAG GGAACTCTGGGATTCGTTCGCCGTGACGCCCCCGCTGCACCAGCGGAGGAGCCCAATTTCTTCCAGACCATCATGAACATCAAGGACAAGATTGAGGTGGCATTCGAGGAAACGCAGCAGAACGTTCTGAAGTCTCTCGGGTTCCAGTCGAACGAGGAGGTCGTCCAGACGATCCAGCAAAACACCAACCAGTACGTGGATCGGCTGCGATCAGTGCAGGGCGTGCTTGACGAGGAGGTGAAGAAGCATTCGGACATCTTCGAGCCCATCGTGAAGGATCTGAAGGTTAAGCTGGACCAAACCACTGCCACCCTGTCCGAGCAGAACCCGgaagttgtgcagaaagcgaAGGAGTACCAGGAGCAGCTGACGACCAACGTACAGTCCCTGGTGGCCGAGGCTCAGAAGACGGTCGAAAAGCTAAAGGCCGATACGCGCGTACAGTCCGAGGAGATGCAGAAGGCATTGAAGATGTTGTACGACTCGACTTTCGAAGTCTTCACCAAGACGGCCAACGAGCTGAAGCAACCGAAGAACTAA
- the LOC118508500 gene encoding uncharacterized protein LOC118508500 isoform X2 yields MLKYSAVKTGGPAAAFEAFGGDTAAASSASKSPLLEIVLRILDTIQIVPKKRSRRQARSQTLPLPPLFGSAIFGGRVEKPLLALSLESGEATTEAAPPPSTAWQDDDEDEFYPPDAYQLRRIASSQRFYDMVLGVLHVLESQARQKVQRAREQRENVRSEAYGDDGERPA; encoded by the exons ATGT TAAAGTACAGTGCGGTGAAAACCGGTGGTCCAGCAGCGGCATTCGAAGCGTTTGGAGGCGATACTGCCGCAGCTAGCAGTGCTTCGAAATCACCCTTGCTAGAGATAGTGCTCCGCATTCTAGACACCATACAGATTGTGCCGAAAAAACGGTCAAGGCGACAGGCGCGATCGCAAACTCTTCCG CTTCCACCATTGTTCGGGAGTGCAATATTCGGTGGGCGGGTGGAAAAACCGTTGCTGGCACTGTCGCTAGAATCGGGCGAGGCGACAACCGaggcagcaccaccaccatctacCGCTTGGCAAGACGATGATGAGGACGAATTTTACCCACCGGACGCCTACCAGCTACGACGGATAGCAAGTTCGCAGCGTTTTTACGATATGGTTCTGGGCGTACTGCACGTACTGGAAAGCCAAGCGCGACAGAAAGTGCAACGTGCCCGCGAGCAGCGGGAAAACGTACGATCGGAAGCATACGGTGACGATGGCGAGCGACCGGCCTAA
- the LOC118508500 gene encoding uncharacterized protein LOC118508500 isoform X1, whose product MHVRTVIVFCCIVLQLEFAKCYSAVKTGGPAAAFEAFGGDTAAASSASKSPLLEIVLRILDTIQIVPKKRSRRQARSQTLPLPPLFGSAIFGGRVEKPLLALSLESGEATTEAAPPPSTAWQDDDEDEFYPPDAYQLRRIASSQRFYDMVLGVLHVLESQARQKVQRAREQRENVRSEAYGDDGERPA is encoded by the exons ATGCATGTGCGCACAGTGATCGTTTTCTGCTGTATCGTGTTACAGCTTGAATTCGCCAAATGT TACAGTGCGGTGAAAACCGGTGGTCCAGCAGCGGCATTCGAAGCGTTTGGAGGCGATACTGCCGCAGCTAGCAGTGCTTCGAAATCACCCTTGCTAGAGATAGTGCTCCGCATTCTAGACACCATACAGATTGTGCCGAAAAAACGGTCAAGGCGACAGGCGCGATCGCAAACTCTTCCG CTTCCACCATTGTTCGGGAGTGCAATATTCGGTGGGCGGGTGGAAAAACCGTTGCTGGCACTGTCGCTAGAATCGGGCGAGGCGACAACCGaggcagcaccaccaccatctacCGCTTGGCAAGACGATGATGAGGACGAATTTTACCCACCGGACGCCTACCAGCTACGACGGATAGCAAGTTCGCAGCGTTTTTACGATATGGTTCTGGGCGTACTGCACGTACTGGAAAGCCAAGCGCGACAGAAAGTGCAACGTGCCCGCGAGCAGCGGGAAAACGTACGATCGGAAGCATACGGTGACGATGGCGAGCGACCGGCCTAA
- the LOC118508498 gene encoding uncharacterized protein LOC118508498 produces MSVLAKVVVLGSFLAAGLFPHGACAESNLFGLEMEPSQHVMHIRKLSDSDKLRIELEPVWFQLESTEQNAPSESQQVKRQADLKRPFKMYSNREELARHQQKRDSEHSASEDTDSFLKDFWHMDRPSNSASREMAEQSTSLEAQLAGTNLPSCFRAYLHEMYDRNSESVRKLMRCLTEQTDEGCPTKARQRQRVQSTVFHSQERDYYRNEDRRVRRMPERKVVRKRKYEDPSQEDTSDDEDLKFEQLFIRSDSDGGGQIFEPFNKESDSESGDSDERSSSGDSRSSDSLKKSRDPESRESEERLYTAAGRLRPVAYRRLPQKYNTRSQQQSSSDESEQDSSSGEASDESCENC; encoded by the exons ATGAGCGTGCTTGCGAAAGTTGTTGTATTGGGCTCCTTCCTAGCCGCAGGACTTTTTCCGCATGGG gCTTGCGCTGAGTCTAATCTATTTGGGCTCGAAATGGAACCATCGCAACACGTCATGCACATACGGAAGCTCTCGGATAGTGACAAGTTAAGGATCGAACTGGAACCAGTATGGTTTCAGCTGGAATCAACCGAGCAGAACGCGCCAAGCGAAAGCCAACAAGTCAAACGGCAGGCCGACCTGAAACGCCCGTTTAAAATGTACTCCAACCGAGAGGAGCTGGCACGCCATCAGCAGAAGAGGGATTCAGAGCATTCAGCAAGCGAGGATACGGATTCCTTCCTGAAAGACTTCTGGCATATGGATCGGCCCAGCAATTCGGCTTCGCGCGAGATGGCAGAACAGTCCACCTCGCTAGAAGCACAACTTGCCGGCACCAACCTGCCGAGCTGCTTTCGAGCGTATCTGCACGAAATGTACGATCGCAACAGTGAAAGCGTTCGCAAGCTGATGCGCTGTCTGACGGAACAGACGGATGAAGGTTGTCCGACCAAAGCCCGCCAAAGGCAGCGCGTTCAGTCAACGGTTTTCCACAGCCAGGAACGCGACTATTATCGCAACGAGGATAGGCGCGTACGGAGGATGCCCGAGCGGAAGGTGGTTCGGAAGCGAAAGTACGAAGATCCGTCGCAGGAAGACACGTCGGACGATGAAGACCTAAAGTTCGAACAGCTGTTTATCCGCTCGGACAGTGACGGTGGTGGGCAGATATTCGAGCCTTTTAATAAGGAAAGCGATTCGGAAAGTGGTGACAGTGACGAACGCTCTTCGTCCGGTGACAGTCGAAGCAGCGACAGTCTTAAGAAGTCCCGAGATCCGGAATCACGTGAATCGGAGGAACGTTTGTACACGGCTGCCGGTCGATTGCGACCAGTTGCCTACAGACGATTGCCCCAAAAGTATAATACGCGCAGTCAGCAGCAATCGAGCTCGGACGAATCGGAACAAGATAGCAGCAGTGGCGAAGCGAGCGATGAGTCTTGCGAAAATtgttaa
- the LOC118508497 gene encoding uncharacterized protein LOC118508497, which translates to MCQKMKLFGWVALCLVALICIEFEVGSALPRKSCHHGGGFPRESCCNECPVCRHNFDVEAPKDPGCRKLNKYHYEVEKFTDCHKETYEQLDAAVEVLPERGCRKSHHYHYDVEQPCCCEEDSYDTHDFEVLEPKTKPKCSKVKLHAYADHPVRECQCDCHNRRYVVNKANGNQFNSTTQAPATDGSSRRNEVPRLRRSILDPLKNDKLTVGLSESDPRHILFHTYRPVRPNFRARNPFLRRLPNVPRSKRKEYNDLTNMADRQSGFVCHCMPANQADAVKSEAGDIVGAPRKSLLSNVEPAVYIGDASNPITYEQIKKHLDALPREEYSPTTNDVIGNLTVLFYDIYQQKHKKNFTLPLKYGTRTVIEQGDGLQKYEIGPIEGQYKPPKLNRVASKGLRLIGRKIDRKTADRVDDRRRNRLRERT; encoded by the exons ATGTGTCAAAAGATGAAGTTGTTCGGTTGGGTGGCGCTGTGCCTCGTTGCGCTGATCTGTATCGAGTTCGAGGTGGGATCCGCCCTACCCCGAAAATCTTGTCACCACGGCGGTGGATTTCCACGTGAAAGCTGCTGCAACGAATGTCCCGTGTGTCGCCATAACTTCGATGTAGAAGCACCCAAGGATCCTGGCTGCCGGAAGCTTAACAAGTATCACTATGAGGTGGAAAAGTTTACCGATTGCCATAAAGAAACGTACGAGCAGCTGGATGCGGCAGTTGAGGTGTTACCGGAGCGCGGTTGTCGAAA ATCGCACCATTACCATTACGACGTAGAGCAACCTTGCTGCTGTGAAGAAGACAGTTACGATACGCACGATTTTGAGGTGCTGGAAccgaaaacgaaaccaaagtGCTCGAAGGTGAAGCTGCACGCTTACGCAGATCATCCTGTTCGGG AGTGCCAGTGTGACTGCCACAATAGACGGTATGTGGTAAATAAGGCAAACGGTAACCAATTCAATAGCACAACACAAGCACCGGCCACAGACGGCAGTAGTCGTCGCAATGAAGTACCGCGTTTGCGCCGCAGTATATTAGACCCATTGAAAAATGATAAGCTAACCGTCGGGTTAAGTGAGTCGGATCCGCGGCACATCCTGTTCCATACTTATAGGCCAGTGAGGCCAAACTTTCGTGCAAGAAATCCATTTTTAAGGCGTCTACCCAATGTTCCGCGATCAAAGCGTAAAGAGTATAACGATTTAACTAATATGGCTGATCGGCAGAGTGGTTTCGTTTGCCACTGCATGCCAGCGAATCAGGCAGATGCGGTAAAATCGGAAGCGGGTGATATAGTTGGTGCTCCCAGAAAGTCACTGCTAAGCAACGTCGAACCAGCCGTATACATCGGGGACGCCTCGAACCCAATTACGTACGAGCAGATAAAGAAGCATTTGGATGCCCTGCCGCGAGAAGAGTACAGCCCGACGACCAACGATGTGATCGGCAACTTGACCGTACTATTTTACGACATCTATCAGCAAAAGCATAAGAAAAATTTTACGCTTCCCTTGAAGTACGGGACGCGTACCGTGATCGAGCAGGGCGATGGTCTGCAGAAGTACGAAATCGGACCGATTGAGGGTCAATACAAGCCACCCAAGTTGAATCGGGTAGCTTCCAAAGGGTTGAGATTGATCGGAAGGAAAATTGATCGCAAAACGGCGGACCGGGTTGACGATCGCCGAAGAAATCGGTTACGTGAAAGAACGTAG